The Paracholeplasma brassicae genome includes the window AAATGATGTTAGATATCAATAAACTTGAGTACATCTCAGATAAATCAGAATACGAAGATATTGCATTAAAGAATGTGATTCAAAACGTGGTTAATAACAACCGTCTAAGACTTCAAGCATTTGATGTCATCTTAGATCTCGATGATTCAACGTTTAAAGGTATCAAAGAAAACTATCACACGGTGGTAGAAAACATCATTGATAACGCTATTAGATACGCAAAATCGACACTGATCATAAAGCTTAAAAATAAAGAACTGTCATTTTACAATGACGGTCCTGATATTGAAGAAAAATATATTGAATCGTTATTTAAACCGTATGAAAAAGGCTCTAAAGGTCAATTTGGCCTTGGGATGAGTATTGTACAAAAGACGGTTAACACGTTTGGATTAAGTCTAACAGTTAAAAATGCAAACCCAGGTGTCGTGTTTATCATAAAAGAGCAATAATTTGTTCTTTGGTTTTGATGTAATCATCTTTTGTTAAATCAGCCATGTGATTCACAAATTTAAAGTTCTCTAATTGATCATTTTCATACCTAGGAATAATGTGCATGTGAAAATGAAAAACGCTTTGTGAAGCGAGTATACCATTATTACTTAAAGTGTTTAATCCATCTGGATTGAATGCTTTTTTTATTGTCTTTGATAGTTTCGCAACGACGTAAAACAAATGTGATGCCACGTCAAGCGGTAATTCAAAGATGTCTTTATAAGCGACTTTCGGACAA containing:
- a CDS encoding HIT family protein; this encodes MQTIFEKIISREIPAYIVYEDDVVIAFLDITQASKGHTLVCPKVAYKDIFELPLDVASHLFYVVAKLSKTIKKAFNPDGLNTLSNNGILASQSVFHFHMHIIPRYENDQLENFKFVNHMADLTKDDYIKTKEQIIALL